A DNA window from Drosophila virilis strain 15010-1051.87 chromosome 4, Dvir_AGI_RSII-ME, whole genome shotgun sequence contains the following coding sequences:
- the LOC6627431 gene encoding uncharacterized protein, translating to MSRRPLKNELPRDAHVVQALRRELHRNSRQITQTFWQEFEQIRRHQRNQLAQERANRERISTLMRDANLETQRQAEALSRSISSHGVNPVAPSPRMRREPPAIMPTAAEITQELHSSPIYNRHRRKESTDGPESTPSKSPSQQLPSTSFQLPRAPPSSRVTIEPSTPNLRTPPRTSPNISKLHLANKPKK from the coding sequence atGTCCAGACGACCTCTCAAAAATGAATTGCCTCGGGATGCGCATGTGGTGCAAGCTTTGCGTCGCGAGCTGCATCGCAATTCGCGCCAAATTACCCAAACCTTCTGGCAGGAGTTTGAGCAGATACGCCGTCACCAGCGCAATCAATTGGCTCAAGAGCGCGCCAATCGAGAACGTATTTCCACACTGATGCGCGATGCCAATCTGGAGACACAGCGGCAAGCGGAAGCGCTTAGCCGCAGTATCAGTTCCCATGGCGTTAATCCGGTTGCGCCATCGCCCCGCATGCGCCGTGAGCCACCAGCCATTATGCCCACGGCGGCAGAGATTACGCAAGAGCTGCACAGCTCGCCGATCTATAATCGCCACAGGAGGAAGGAGTCGACCGACGGCCCGGAATCGACGCCTTCGAAGTCTCCATCACAGCAACTCCCTTCAACCTCCTTTCAACTACCCCGTGCTCCGCCATCATCCAGAGTGACCATCGAGCCAAGCACGCCTAACTTGAGAACTCCGCCCAGGACCAGTCCAAACATATCCAAGCTGCATTTGGCCAACAAGCCAAAGAAGTGA